The following are encoded together in the Tripterygium wilfordii isolate XIE 37 chromosome 3, ASM1340144v1, whole genome shotgun sequence genome:
- the LOC119990320 gene encoding uncharacterized protein LOC119990320, producing MAEKCTGKFCGFYEAFFRVPVFIVTNHQITRGSRESTCLGSPMLIFFNRPVKRQRGQRKEVLSGLKSNGPAGTRSWAQDEISEQEESGLVLFGPQPWLNFGQPLECWTYIPF from the exons ATGGCAGAGAAGTGCACTGGCAAGTTTTGTGGTTTCTACGAGGCATTTTTCAG GGTCCCTGTATTTATAGTCACCAATCACCAAATCACGAGGGGCTCACGGGAGAGCACCTGTCTAGGGTCTCCCATGCTGATATTCTTTAATCGCCCCGTTAAAAGGCAAAGAGGTCAACGAAAAGAAGTGTTGTCTGGACTCAAAAGCAATGGTCCGGCTGGAACAAGATCATGGGCCCAAGATGAGATCAGTGAGCAAGAAGAAAGTGGGCTTGTCTTGTTTGGGCCTCAGCCTTGGTTGAACTTTGGGCAACCGCTGGAGTGCTGGACCTATATTCCATTTTAG